The following proteins are co-located in the Acidobacteriota bacterium genome:
- the hslU gene encoding ATP-dependent protease ATPase subunit HslU, whose protein sequence is MVIYLSGEVKDQPRLDEMTPRQIVAELDKYVVGQHAAKRAVAIALRNRIRRQKLPAELAQDVIPKNIIMIGSTGIGKTEIARRLARLSNSPFLKVEASKFTEVGYVGRDVESMIRDLVEIGVDLVREEKIAEVAEKAEQNAEERMLDLLLPRTKQIEEPENDSSYEQFERTREKLRQQLREGRLNARIVELEVQERANPGHFEIYTPQGIEEMDINLRDMFPNMFGGRPKSRKLSVEEAMEYLVQEEEQKLIDMDQVARLSIERVESTGIIFLDEIDKIAGREGGQGPDVSREGVQRDILPIVEGTTVNTRYGMVKTDHILFIAAGAFHVSKPSDLIPELQGRFPIRVELKPLTIDDFKRILTEPKNSLVRQYTALLGTEGIDIKFDDEAIDSIARFAFSVNEQTEDIGARRLHTIMETLLDEYSFEGPDLEDKNVNIDAAYVYKQLAEIVKNEDLSRYIL, encoded by the coding sequence ATGGTCATCTATCTATCCGGTGAAGTGAAGGATCAACCAAGGCTCGACGAAATGACTCCCCGTCAGATCGTCGCCGAACTGGACAAGTACGTCGTCGGCCAGCACGCCGCCAAGCGCGCGGTTGCTATTGCGCTTCGCAACCGCATTCGGCGGCAGAAGTTGCCCGCGGAACTCGCACAGGACGTCATACCCAAGAACATAATAATGATCGGCTCGACTGGCATTGGGAAGACCGAAATCGCACGCCGCCTGGCGCGGCTTTCCAACTCGCCGTTCTTGAAGGTCGAGGCTTCGAAGTTCACGGAGGTCGGTTACGTAGGGCGCGATGTCGAGTCGATGATCAGGGACCTGGTTGAGATTGGAGTCGATTTGGTGCGCGAAGAGAAGATCGCCGAGGTTGCTGAAAAGGCGGAACAGAACGCCGAAGAACGGATGCTCGATCTGCTTCTACCCCGAACCAAACAGATCGAAGAGCCCGAGAACGATTCTTCCTACGAGCAATTCGAACGCACGCGTGAGAAGCTACGTCAGCAATTGCGCGAGGGACGTTTGAACGCGCGGATAGTCGAGCTTGAGGTTCAGGAGCGGGCCAATCCTGGGCACTTCGAGATCTACACGCCACAGGGCATTGAAGAGATGGACATTAATCTGCGCGACATGTTTCCCAATATGTTCGGCGGACGCCCTAAGTCCAGGAAGTTGAGCGTGGAGGAGGCAATGGAGTACCTCGTCCAGGAGGAAGAACAGAAGCTGATCGACATGGATCAGGTCGCTCGCTTGTCGATCGAACGCGTCGAATCAACGGGTATCATCTTCCTCGATGAGATTGACAAGATCGCGGGCCGCGAAGGCGGTCAAGGCCCGGACGTATCGCGCGAAGGCGTTCAGCGCGACATCCTGCCTATAGTTGAAGGTACAACTGTTAACACCCGTTACGGTATGGTCAAGACCGATCACATACTGTTCATAGCGGCGGGCGCGTTTCACGTCTCGAAACCTTCTGACTTGATTCCCGAGCTTCAAGGACGCTTCCCAATTCGCGTTGAGTTGAAGCCGCTCACTATCGACGACTTCAAGCGCATCCTCACCGAGCCGAAGAACTCCCTGGTGCGACAGTACACCGCTTTGCTGGGGACGGAGGGTATAGACATCAAGTTTGACGATGAAGCGATTGACTCCATCGCGCGTTTCGCCTTCTCGGTCAACGAGCAGACCGAAGACATCGGCGCGCGCAGACTTCACACTATTATGGAGACGCTGCTGGACGAATACTCGTTCGAGGGACCGGACCTTGAAGATAAGAACGTGAACATAGACGCTGCCTACGTCTACAAGCAACTGGCCGAGATAGTGAAGAACGAGGATCTCAGCCGGTACATACTGTGA